GCGGTGCGGTCATCGCGCGACTGCTCGATGAGCCCCACGACTTGCTTGCGACGATTGTCCTCGGCAACACACTCGCCAACGCCGCGCTCGTCGCCATCGGGCTCGGGCTCACGCTCGGGACGGGCGCGCAACATCTCGCGCTGATGGTCGCGGGCTTGTTCCTGTTCATCCTGCTCGGCGGCGAAGTGGTTCCCAAGACGCTGGCGGTCAGGGCTCCGGAGGACTGCTCGTTGCACGTGGCCGGGCCGATGTTTCTGCTGGTTCGTCTCACGCGGCCCGTGCGCCATGTCGCACAGTGCCTCAACGAAGCCGTGCTGCGTGTGACCATGCCGCGGTCGATGAAGCCGAAGTCCGGAATGACCGAGGCGGAGTATCGCGAACTGCTCGACATGGCCTCGCAGCAAGGCACGCTCGCGCACTCCGAAAAGGAAATCATCCTGCAGATCATCCGCCTCGACAACTGCGCGGTGCGCGACGTGATGCAACCGCGCGCGCGCATCGCGTGCATCTCGGACGAGCTGACCCTGGAGGAAATGGCCGCGGCGGCGCGGAGGTTCAAGCACGCGCGCCTGCCGATCTTCGATGAATCTCCGGACACCATCGTGAGCGTCTTGAACGTGCGCGTGCTGCTCCTCGATCCGGGCGTGGACCTCGCGGACGCGATCGAGTTTCCATCGTTCGTCCCGAATTCCATGAACCTGCTGCAACTGCTCAAGAGTTTTCAGCAGCACCAGCGCGGCATGGCCGTGGTGCTGGATGAATTCGGCGGCACCACCGGCGTGGTCACGATGCAGGACATTCTCGATCACGTCATCGGCGGCGTGCACGACCACGACCCCGCGGGCGGCTTCGTGATGGAGCGGCTTGGCGAAGGCCGCTGGCGCGTGAACGGCACCATGCGCGTGGAGGACTTCCGGCGCGAGTTTCCCGACCTGGCGCCCGCGCCGGACGTGGACACGATGGGCGGCCTGCTGGTTGCGCGCCTCCACGTGGTGCCCGCGGAAGGCGCGAGCCTTGTGTTGCACGGACTGCGGCTCACCGCCCACGTCGCCGACGAGCGGCGCGTTCGCGAAGTGCTCGTCGAGCGGATTCACAGCGCGAAAGCAAAGGCCCAATCGTGATGGACCCGCTGCCTTCCATTGCCTTCCTGGTTCTTTGCCTCGGGACGTCGTTCCTGATGTCGGGCATGGAGGCGGGCGTCTTCGCGCTCAGCCGCCTCCGGATTCGCAAGCTGATGAGCGCGGGGCAGGGGAACGCGCGCGCGCTGAACGGCTACCTCGAGCGGCCGGAGGAGTTTCTGTGGACCATCCTCGTCGGGAACACGCTGGCGAACTTCGCCGCCGCCTGCCTGCTGGTCTCCTGGCTGCACAGGCACTTCCACGCCAGGCCCGTGGTGTTCGCCGCGGTGTTCGTGGGGGTCGTGTTTCTGTTCTACGCGCTCTTCGAACTGTTGCCGAAGATGCTGTTCCGCACGTTTCCGAACCGCCTCTGCCTTGCACTTGCCGTGCCATTCCGGCTGGCGAACGTCGCGCTCTCGCCGCTTGTGGGCTTGGTCCGGTTGCTTGCGGACGGGCTGCTCCGCTGGACCGGCGGAAAAGTGTTCACCGGCCACCTCTTCTCAAACCGCGACGAACTTCGCGCGGTGATGCTGGAGTCGGCGGAGGTGTTCAGCACCGAGGAGCGCGCGATGATCAACCGCGTGCTCGACCTCCAGCACATCACGGTGCGGCAGGTGTTGCGGCCGATGGACCGCGTGATCAGCGTCGAGGCGGACACGCCGATGACCGGGGCGCTCGCGCTTTACCGGAGCCACCCGCACACGCGCCTGCCCGTCTGGCAGCAGGATGGCGGCCGTCGCCGTGTCGTGGGAGTGCTGAGTTTGAAAGACATCCTGTTCACGGAGGAGGCTGCACGCGGCGCCACCGCGGGACAGCACATGAAGCCCGCGTTGTTTCTTGACGACAGCCTCCGCCTGGAGGAAGCCCTGTGCCGGATGCAGAAGAGCGGGCAGCGCCTCGCGATTGTGCTCGCCCGCGACCGCAAGGAGATCGGCATCCTCTCCCTGTCGGACGTGCTCAAGGTCATATTCGGGGGGGGCGCGCCGTGAACTGGGACCAGGCAATTGTCACGGCGCTCCAAGCCGTGGCCGTGCTCGTGTTGGCGGCGCTCAACGGCTTCTTCGTCGCAGCCGAGTTCGCACTGGTCAAGGTGCGCGACACACAACTCGATCCGCTGGTCGCCAAGGGGAACCGCCGGGCCGTCATGGCGCGGCATTTGACGCAGCACCTCGACGTTTACTTGAGCGCGTGCCAGGTAGGCATCACGCTTGCAAGTCTGGCGCTTGGTTGGGTCGGGCACCCTGTCTTCGAGGCGCTGCTCGGGCCCGCCTTCGATGCACTGGATGTAAACGACGAGGAACTGCGGTCGCGCATCGCCATCGTCGTTGGGTTTTCGACGATCACATTCCTCCATATTACACTTGGGGAGATGGCACCCAAATCCTACGCGATCAGCCACCCGCTTCCGACGGCATTGGTGGTGGCGCATCCGTTGCGTTGGTTCCACCTCGCGACGTTCCCCGTCATCTGGGTGCTCAACGGGACTTCACTCTGGATGTTGCGTCGGCTCGGCATCGAGCCCATCGGGGAACATGGCTCCGCCCACACCGAGGAGGAACTGCGCCTCATGCTGGCGGGCGCGCAGAAGAAAGAGGGCGCACTGGGCCACGAACTGGTCCTCAATGCGCTCGACCTGCCCCACCGCGTCGTGCGCGAGGTGATGCGCCCGCGGCAGGAAATCTGCGTGCTCAACACCGGGGCAAGCATCGCCGAGTGCCTCGACGTGGCCGAACGCTCGCGCTTCTCGCGGCTGCCGCTCTGCGAGTCGGGCGACGTGGACCGCACGCTCGGCGTCGTGCACATCAAGGACCTCTACAGCAACCGCTTCAAGGCGCGGCGCGGCGCGGACCTCGCGGACGTGGCGCGCAAACT
The Verrucomicrobiota bacterium genome window above contains:
- a CDS encoding HlyC/CorC family transporter, producing the protein MALVLAFVGVLVCAAASFYFALAESALFALGKWQLQQLRERSPARGAVIARLLDEPHDLLATIVLGNTLANAALVAIGLGLTLGTGAQHLALMVAGLFLFILLGGEVVPKTLAVRAPEDCSLHVAGPMFLLVRLTRPVRHVAQCLNEAVLRVTMPRSMKPKSGMTEAEYRELLDMASQQGTLAHSEKEIILQIIRLDNCAVRDVMQPRARIACISDELTLEEMAAAARRFKHARLPIFDESPDTIVSVLNVRVLLLDPGVDLADAIEFPSFVPNSMNLLQLLKSFQQHQRGMAVVLDEFGGTTGVVTMQDILDHVIGGVHDHDPAGGFVMERLGEGRWRVNGTMRVEDFRREFPDLAPAPDVDTMGGLLVARLHVVPAEGASLVLHGLRLTAHVADERRVREVLVERIHSAKAKAQS
- a CDS encoding DUF21 domain-containing protein — protein: MDPLPSIAFLVLCLGTSFLMSGMEAGVFALSRLRIRKLMSAGQGNARALNGYLERPEEFLWTILVGNTLANFAAACLLVSWLHRHFHARPVVFAAVFVGVVFLFYALFELLPKMLFRTFPNRLCLALAVPFRLANVALSPLVGLVRLLADGLLRWTGGKVFTGHLFSNRDELRAVMLESAEVFSTEERAMINRVLDLQHITVRQVLRPMDRVISVEADTPMTGALALYRSHPHTRLPVWQQDGGRRRVVGVLSLKDILFTEEAARGATAGQHMKPALFLDDSLRLEEALCRMQKSGQRLAIVLARDRKEIGILSLSDVLKVIFGGGAP
- a CDS encoding HlyC/CorC family transporter, with protein sequence MNWDQAIVTALQAVAVLVLAALNGFFVAAEFALVKVRDTQLDPLVAKGNRRAVMARHLTQHLDVYLSACQVGITLASLALGWVGHPVFEALLGPAFDALDVNDEELRSRIAIVVGFSTITFLHITLGEMAPKSYAISHPLPTALVVAHPLRWFHLATFPVIWVLNGTSLWMLRRLGIEPIGEHGSAHTEEELRLMLAGAQKKEGALGHELVLNALDLPHRVVREVMRPRQEICVLNTGASIAECLDVAERSRFSRLPLCESGDVDRTLGVVHIKDLYSNRFKARRGADLADVARKLVFVPETAKLEKLLQVFLDRKLHFALVVDEYGGTTGMITLENVLEELVGPIQDEFDQEQPLLVARGEGEWDVDGTLPLHELSDLVGESLRGEDVTTTSGWVTQQLGGFPKPGDILAVGRHELRVMEMTGLRVARLRLTRSKPES